A window of Polynucleobacter sp. KF022 genomic DNA:
CCTCGGGCAATCTCATTTGAAATTCTGGGAAATCGAGGTGGCAATGTGAGTCTATGAACATGACTCGTATTTTAGTCTGCCTGCGAGTTGTTTATGGCCCAAATATCTGCTGATATTGTGAAAGTAGCCCCTCTAATTGAATTCTGGTGGCAAGAGGGTGATTTTCATGTCGACGAGCCTGTACTAGAGATTTCCAAAATTGATGCAACTTTTGAATATTCGCTAATTTAGATAATCCTTCTAGTGAAGATAAATGTTTGGGGTAATAACGTGGATGTCCACCTTGGGCCACTGCTTGTAAATCCGAGACCCATCGCTGCATGCTTGCCAAAAGAAATCCGTATTGAGCCTTATGTGTTTTCTCAGCCGTTTCAAGCCAGTTGATTCTGACTCCTTGAGCCATCGATTGAAGTAAAAAACGCGATGCCTGAATGGCTATCGTTAGCTCATCCTTTTCATCTTTATTGTGCCTAGCAATTAGCGAGCTGAGAACAGAAAAAGGTGCCCCACCCTGCTCGTCATAGATGCTCTCAATATCAGCATCACTAGCCTTTAACCCCGTAATTTCATTTGCTTGAGCCTTTAGCCAAGCAATACCTTCCTCGCGATTGGGGCGTGGAGCCGTTAAGAGGCGACAACGAGAGCGAATCGTCGGCAATACACGATCAACTCGATCAGCCAGTAATATGAAAATAGTATTTGCTGGCGGCTCTTCTAAAGATTTCAGCAATGTATTAGCAGAATCTGACCGTAGCATCTCTAATGGGTAGATCAAGATCACGCGATTCCCGCCACGGTGAGAGCCAATAGCCAGATTTTCTATTGCACTTCGAGTTTCCTCAATGGAGATATTCCTCTTTTCTTTTTTCTCACTTGATTCGCTTTCATCGTCGCGCACGGCCTTCCCTTTTTTCGGGGACTCATCACTATCGTAATCAGCATGAGGCATTAGCTTGCGGTGAGTCTCCGGCACAAGGGAAATAAAATCGGGATGATTGCCGGTGTCGAACCAATGGCAAGCTTCGCATTGATTGCAAGGCTTTGCAGATCCATTAGTGGTCTCACAAAGCAATGCTTTGGCCAGCTCAATTGAAAAGGCGAATTTGCCAATACCGGATTGACCATGTAGCAATATCGCATTGGGAAACTGTCCAAAGTCCAAGCCCTCCCAAAGAGGTTGAAGCCAAGGCGCTATTTGAGTCTTTTGTCTCACTGAACCACAATCTGAATTTGTTTTAAGCCATCCCAGATGGCTTCAGGTGTTTGTGTAGCGTCTACCAAATGAAAGCGTTTGGGATCTTCCTTTGCCCGACGTAAGTATTCTTGGCGAACTCTTTCGAAAAAGGATAAGTCCATCTTTTCGAATTTATCTGGTGCCCTCACTTTTGAGCGGCGTGATTCAGCGATTTCACCAGGCAAGTCAAATAGGATGGTTAAGTTAGGCTGCAAAAGAGAGCCATCAACCCTACCCTGAACCCAGCGCTCTAAATCATTCAATTTAGTTAAGCTCAAACCGCGACCTCCGCCTTGGTAGGCAAAGCTCGCATCAGTAAAGCGATCCGAGATCACTATCTTACCGGCGGCGAGCGCTGGCTCGATAATTTGAGCAATGTGCTCACGACGTGCCGCAAACATGAGCAATGCTTCCGTTTCAAGATTCATGGGAGCATCAAGCAACAAGTTACGAAGCTGTTCACCAAGGGCTGTGCCCCCAGGTTCACGAGTCATAACCACTTCTTTATTGGGATAGCGTTCTTGCATCAGATTGCGAAAAGCATCGACATGCGTACTTTTACCTGCCCCATCAATTCCCTCAAAGCTGATAAAAAATCCTGTGTGTGCTGATGTCATATAAAAAATTAGTTTGCGCTAGTTTTAGATGTAATTTTGCGTTGATATTGATCTACCGCTGCTTCATGCTCTTTTAGGGATTGTGAAAAATGGCTACTACCATCGCCTTTAGCAAC
This region includes:
- the tmk gene encoding dTMP kinase — encoded protein: MTSAHTGFFISFEGIDGAGKSTHVDAFRNLMQERYPNKEVVMTREPGGTALGEQLRNLLLDAPMNLETEALLMFAARREHIAQIIEPALAAGKIVISDRFTDASFAYQGGGRGLSLTKLNDLERWVQGRVDGSLLQPNLTILFDLPGEIAESRRSKVRAPDKFEKMDLSFFERVRQEYLRRAKEDPKRFHLVDATQTPEAIWDGLKQIQIVVQ
- a CDS encoding DNA polymerase III subunit delta' is translated as MRQKTQIAPWLQPLWEGLDFGQFPNAILLHGQSGIGKFAFSIELAKALLCETTNGSAKPCNQCEACHWFDTGNHPDFISLVPETHRKLMPHADYDSDESPKKGKAVRDDESESSEKKEKRNISIEETRSAIENLAIGSHRGGNRVILIYPLEMLRSDSANTLLKSLEEPPANTIFILLADRVDRVLPTIRSRCRLLTAPRPNREEGIAWLKAQANEITGLKASDADIESIYDEQGGAPFSVLSSLIARHNKDEKDELTIAIQASRFLLQSMAQGVRINWLETAEKTHKAQYGFLLASMQRWVSDLQAVAQGGHPRYYPKHLSSLEGLSKLANIQKLHQFWKSLVQARRHENHPLATRIQLEGLLSQYQQIFGP